The following DNA comes from Kitasatospora sp. NBC_01287.
TGGGCAAAATCAGACATTACCGAACGACGGCTAAATTCCCGGCAGTTGACGGGGAAGTTGACTTGCCATTTCATTCCACCCGCCCATTAATCGGAATTTCCGACTTGGCCGCTGGGCACGGCCGGAACGGGTGATCGACCAAGTCGCCCCTACCGAACAAGATGCACGTCACTGCCTGAGAAACGATCAGATCCGCGCGGGGACACGGGGAGTCGGCTGGCCCCCGGTGATCGACTTCTGGTAGAGCTCGGACACGCGGGCGACCACCGTCCGCACGTCGTGCCGGCCCGCCACCCACGCGCGCGCCGCCACCCCGCGCCGGGCGCACTCCAGCGGATCGGCCAGCGCCTCGGCCAGCGCGTCGGTGAGCGCCGCCGGGTCCTCGACCGGGACCAACCCGGTCTCCCGCTGCTCGGGCGGCAACTGCTCGCGGGCACCGGGCACCTCGGTCACGATCACCGGCCGGGCCATCGCCATCGCCTCCAGCGGCGCCAGCGCCATCCCCTCCCAGCGCGAGGGCAGCACCACCAGGTCGGCCGCGGCCAGCCAGGGCCTGGGGTCGGCCACCTCCCCCGCCAGGTGCACCCGGTACGGCTCGGGCAGCGCCCTGGCCTGCGCGGCCAGCGCCTGCGCGTCCGGACCGCCGCCGACCAGCGCCAGCCGCGCGCTCGGCACCCGCCGCAGCACCGCGGGCCAGCTGGCGAGCAGCACGTCCTGCCCCTTCTGCCGGCAGAGCCGCCCGACGCAGACCGCCAGCGGCTCGGACAGGTCGAGCCCCAGCGAGAGCCGCGCGGCGCGGCGCTCGGTGGGCGTGTGGTGTGCGAGGTCCACGCCGTTGGGGACCACGGCGAACGGGGCGCTGATGCCGGCCGCCTCACCGTCCTGCCGCTCCTGCTCGCTGACGCAGAGCACGGCGGCGGCCCAGCGGGTGGCGTAGCGCTCCCAGCGGGTGCTGGCGGTGGCCAGCGTGCCGGTCGCGGCGGCGAAGGACCAGGCGTGCGGCTGGAAGACGGTGGGGATCCGGCCGCGCAGCGCCAACCGGCCGGCCAGGCCCGCCTTGGCGCTGTGCAGGTGGACCAGATCGGGGGCCGCCGCCTGCACCAGCCGCCGCAGCCTCGCCGCCTCGCCCGGCACGCTGGGCCCGGGCGCGCGGCGGGCCGGCCACTCCAGCAGCTCGGCCCCGGCGGCGCCCGCCCGGGGGCCCAGCCGACCGCCGGGCGGGCAGGCGAGGAGCACCCGGTGGCCGGCCGCGCGCTGGCCGCGCACCAGATCGGTGACCACCTGGGCCACGCCGCCGTCCACCGGCTGGGAAACATGAAGGATCGTCAGATGCACGGCCGCGAGCCTAGGGTGGCGCGGCACGGCGCTTCGCGCGCCGTCACTCCCCCGGGGGCGCGGTCCACCCGTACGGGCTGGGCCTCGTACGGGTGTCCGTCCGGTGCGGCGGGGTGGGCGAGGCGGTACGGCGGGCTGGGCGGGACGGCGGGGTGGGGCGGGACGGCGGGGTGGGCTGGGGCCTACTTCAGGTGGTCGGCCAGGCGGCCAAGGACCTCGTCGTGGATCCGGTTCAGGCCCTTGGGCGCGAAGGTGCGCTCGAAGAAGCCGCCGATGCCGCCAGCGCCCTGCCAGGTGGTCTCGATCGCCACCGCGGTCTGCCCGGCGGCCGCCGCGGAGACCGACCAGGTGATCACCATCGAGGAGTTGGCGTCCTTCTCCACCAGCGTCCCGGCCGACGGCGCGGAGACGGTGAAGAGGCAGTCGCGGACCCGCTTCTCGGTGGCCTGCAGCTTCCAGTGCACCTGGGTGCCCGCGCCGATCCCGCCCGCGCGCACCTCGTACTCGCTGTACTGCGCGGGCAGCAGGGTCGGCCGGA
Coding sequences within:
- a CDS encoding glycosyltransferase — translated: MTILHVSQPVDGGVAQVVTDLVRGQRAAGHRVLLACPPGGRLGPRAGAAGAELLEWPARRAPGPSVPGEAARLRRLVQAAAPDLVHLHSAKAGLAGRLALRGRIPTVFQPHAWSFAAATGTLATASTRWERYATRWAAAVLCVSEQERQDGEAAGISAPFAVVPNGVDLAHHTPTERRAARLSLGLDLSEPLAVCVGRLCRQKGQDVLLASWPAVLRRVPSARLALVGGGPDAQALAAQARALPEPYRVHLAGEVADPRPWLAAADLVVLPSRWEGMALAPLEAMAMARPVIVTEVPGAREQLPPEQRETGLVPVEDPAALTDALAEALADPLECARRGVAARAWVAGRHDVRTVVARVSELYQKSITGGQPTPRVPARI
- a CDS encoding SRPBCC family protein yields the protein MAQVHARTERTYPATPEQVYEAIADYSSVRPTLLPAQYSEYEVRAGGIGAGTQVHWKLQATEKRVRDCLFTVSAPSAGTLVEKDANSSMVITWSVSAAAAGQTAVAIETTWQGAGGIGGFFERTFAPKGLNRIHDEVLGRLADHLK